The DNA window ACCGTTCAGCGTGATGGCCGGGATCGGCGAGGCGCTGGCCTCGATCCCCGCCAATATCGCCGATGCCGCCGGAAGCCTTGCCGACCCGCTGGGCCTGAATATCGGCGATGTCGAAGATCAGGCGCTCGCGGCCGAAGAACAGGGCGTGGCGACGGGCATCTTCGGCGAAATGGCGGCGCGCTTCGACGGCACTGCCGGGGCGCTGGCCTATCTGCTGGTGATCCTGCTCTATGCGCCCTGCGTTGCGGCAACGAGCGCGATCTGGCGCGAGACCGGCACCAGGTGGACGCTGTTCGCGCTGTCCTGGACCACGGGCCTTGCCTATGGCACCGGCGTCATCACCTACCAGTCGAGCCGGCTGGCCACCCATCCGGCCGAGGCCTCGGCCTGGATTATCGGCATCCTCGCGATCTTCGTGGCGGTGCTGGTGGCGATGCGGATCGCCTCGACCCCCCGGGGCCCGGGCGATGCCGCGGCACGGACCGCCTGAGGAGGCTGAAAATGGTACTTTCCGACATTCGCAGCTACTGCGCCGAGACCGGAAAGGTCTCGCTGCAGGAACTGGCGAACCGTTTCGATACCGATCCCGAGGCGATCCGGGGCATGGTCGAGGTGCTGGTTCAGAAGGGCATGCTGCGCTGCCTGACCGAGGCGCCTGAAGGCGGTTGCGGCAAGGGGTGCTGCGGCTGTTCCAAGAGCTGCGCGCCGCTCGCGGGGATGAGCGACGCGGTCTATCAGTGGGTCGGTCGGTCGCGTCGTCCGCTGCACTGACGGTCCGCTTTCCATAGCCCAGACGAAAGTGCAGGCAAAAGTGACGTGGGGTCCTTTTCAAAAGGGCCGCACGTTTAGTTGATAATTTTAATAAGGAAATATAAGCGGAGGGCGCGAGTCGCCCACACCCTGGTGCGCGGCATCGCAGCAGCCAGCGTTTCGCCAGCCCTGAGACCAGAAGGAGGGACCGCCCGGAGCGGTCCCGTTTGGGGGAAAGAAACGGATGACTGCAAAAACCACCCGGCCCGTATTGCGGGCCGGCGCTGCATTGCTATCGCTGGCCGGGCTGCCTGCGGTGGCCTCGGCCGAAGATGCTTTCACGCTCGACCCGGTCACGCTGGCCGAAACCGAGGAGACCGGGACCGAGATCGCGACCGGCGACCCGAATGACAGCGGCCGCACCGCGCTGGGCAAGGGCTCGGTCGAGGTGCGCGGCGACGGATCGGGCGATGCCAATACCGCGCTGACCAGCCTGCCCAACGTGCAGTACCGCAACGATACCGACACCGATGCAGGCGAGAACGGCGACGACATCCTCGATCTCAAGCCGCTGGAGTTCTCGATCTCGGGCGGGCGCGTGACCGAGAACAACATCATGCTGAACGGCATCGGCATCAATTCGGTCACCGGCAACGAAAGCCCTTACAGCTCGACCGAGCTGAGCCGAGAGGATTCCGCGCCAAATATGTATGCCTTCTACGGGCTGCATTCGCAGACCCAGTTCGTGCCCTCCGCGATGGTCGAAAGCGTCGAGGTCTACGATTCGAACGTTTCGGCCGAATATGGCGGCTTTCAGGGCGGCGTCGTCGATTACAAGCTGGCCGAAGCCTCGACCCGCCGCGCCTCGGGCAAGCTGAGCTTCCGGTTCCAGAGCGACGATCTGGTCCGTTATCATCTGGGCACCGACAGCGGCGACAATCCGAACGGAACCGCCAAGCCCGATTTCACCAAGCGCGAGATCTCGCTGCTTCTGAACCAGCCGCTTGGCGAGAATACCGCGCTGATCTTCGGCTTCGGGCGCCGCGATGCCCAGACCAGCAAGGACAAGCACCCGCAATATCTGTCGGGGCGGGCCGATAATGACAGCCGCAGCGATTTCTGGCGTCTGGGCCTTGCGCATGACTTCGACAATGGCGACCGGCTCGAGCTGAACGGCTACCTGACCGATTACAACCAGGACTGGGATTCGCCCTATTCCGACGATCTGCATATCGACGTCAAGACCCGCAGCCTGTCGACCGACCTGGCCTATACCCGTCATCTGGGCGCCTTCGATCTGGGCCCTGCGGCACTGTCCAACGTGACGCTGAAGCTGACCGCGCTGCATCAGGACAACGAGGCCAGCAACGTCACCGAGCAGAACGAGTTCTACAGCTGGTACGGGTCCTATTTCAGCGAAAAGAGGGGGACATCCTTTTATACGGATGCCTTCGACGACTGGTGCGACACCCCGAAAGCGGCGCGATCGGCCGAGGATTACTATGGCTGCAGAAAGGGCGGCTATGGCAGCCGCTATTACTCGGATCTGCGCAACCGTCTGGGCATGCTTGTCACCGGCGATGTCTGGCGCGGCAGCTTCAAGCTTGGCGCCCATGTCGAACGCATCGAGGCGGATCGGAGCGGCGACGGTTTCGTGTCCTATACCGGGCCGGTTATGCACCTCGGCGGCCCCGACTACATCTGCCCCGCGGGCGACCCGGCCTGTCTGCCGGACCAGTATCTGAAGAATCTCCATATCCAGAAACCCTATGACATCAAGGTCGACGCGAATGTCGCCGAGGCCTTCTTCGAACTCGATCAGCGCTTCGGCGATTTCGACCTGCGTGCCGGGGCCCGTTTCAGCTATGACGACGTGCTGGAAAATGCCGTTCTGGCACCGCGGCTGTCGCTTGGCTGGCAGCCGTCGCCCGATTTCTCGGTCGTCCTCGGCGCGAACCGCTATTACAGCGACGATTACATGGCCTATGCCATCCATGACGCGCTGCCCCGGGGCGTGCGCTATCGGCGCGACCATGACGACACCACGGGCGAGGTCGGCGACTGG is part of the Rhodovulum sp. MB263 genome and encodes:
- a CDS encoding FeoC-like transcriptional regulator codes for the protein MVLSDIRSYCAETGKVSLQELANRFDTDPEAIRGMVEVLVQKGMLRCLTEAPEGGCGKGCCGCSKSCAPLAGMSDAVYQWVGRSRRPLH
- a CDS encoding Plug domain-containing protein, which encodes MTAKTTRPVLRAGAALLSLAGLPAVASAEDAFTLDPVTLAETEETGTEIATGDPNDSGRTALGKGSVEVRGDGSGDANTALTSLPNVQYRNDTDTDAGENGDDILDLKPLEFSISGGRVTENNIMLNGIGINSVTGNESPYSSTELSREDSAPNMYAFYGLHSQTQFVPSAMVESVEVYDSNVSAEYGGFQGGVVDYKLAEASTRRASGKLSFRFQSDDLVRYHLGTDSGDNPNGTAKPDFTKREISLLLNQPLGENTALIFGFGRRDAQTSKDKHPQYLSGRADNDSRSDFWRLGLAHDFDNGDRLELNGYLTDYNQDWDSPYSDDLHIDVKTRSLSTDLAYTRHLGAFDLGPAALSNVTLKLTALHQDNEASNVTEQNEFYSWYGSYFSEKRGTSFYTDAFDDWCDTPKAARSAEDYYGCRKGGYGSRYYSDLRNRLGMLVTGDVWRGSFKLGAHVERIEADRSGDGFVSYTGPVMHLGGPDYICPAGDPACLPDQYLKNLHIQKPYDIKVDANVAEAFFELDQRFGDFDLRAGARFSYDDVLENAVLAPRLSLGWQPSPDFSVVLGANRYYSDDYMAYAIHDALPRGVRYRRDHDDTTGEVGDWEFITDFGSYSYNQSGLKTPYVDEASLSFLYRDAWTGGAWRLKLIDRQGKDQFARSSDSTKFKNSLTNDGTNEYQSVSLEYQRDWKTRRGALDGVSFYASGVWARRESSNNTYFGDLGEVDDFIWYDGKSYTGAEFGAVTGNLDIPIRTTVELNSSWKNGRYALGIGADVAFGYTAALDTDKDGTFENPEYGSQRHDIYEDYEFDAAVSTFLTARVRMARLRSGNLDLNIKVANLFDDIGNRRATDKNPWMAGRSLYVGTTYSW